From the Selenomonas timonae genome, one window contains:
- a CDS encoding ABC transporter substrate-binding protein, protein MRKFGIIAAILCLASAALFLLWPHGQAPPEETELTVTDSTGRSVTLPAHPQRVVILNPSNLDLYVAAGGAENIVGKPTSQVFSETVKEKTADAEEVGIIHQPDIEKILALHPDLVIGTNVPFHTGLVETLSNAGVPLYIRALDDVPSLFGALELYGKLSGHEEDAQTQIAAIQQKLDSVKKKTEGRMPPKNLLVFGAPDSFNMGTSKCFTGGLIEMLGGGNIADHADGDGAYLPLSMEFVARENPAVIFVIVHGPAETLEPKMRRDLQESEAWADVDAVKNGRVYVLPYDLFAVNPGIRAADALQTLADIMYPASQ, encoded by the coding sequence ATGCGAAAATTCGGTATCATTGCAGCGATTCTCTGTCTTGCGTCGGCAGCCCTCTTCCTTCTCTGGCCGCACGGGCAGGCGCCACCGGAAGAAACGGAGCTCACGGTAACCGACAGTACAGGACGCTCAGTCACACTCCCGGCGCATCCTCAACGCGTCGTCATCCTCAATCCCTCAAACCTCGACCTCTACGTCGCAGCAGGCGGTGCCGAAAACATTGTTGGGAAGCCGACCTCACAGGTATTCTCCGAAACGGTAAAGGAAAAGACAGCTGACGCAGAAGAGGTCGGCATCATACATCAGCCCGATATCGAAAAGATCCTCGCGCTGCATCCGGATCTTGTCATTGGTACGAATGTACCATTTCACACAGGACTCGTCGAAACACTTAGCAATGCAGGCGTACCGCTCTACATTCGAGCGCTCGATGACGTCCCCTCACTGTTCGGCGCACTCGAGCTATATGGCAAGCTCTCAGGACACGAAGAGGATGCCCAGACACAAATTGCAGCGATTCAGCAAAAGCTCGATTCCGTAAAGAAAAAAACCGAAGGGCGTATGCCGCCGAAGAATCTCCTCGTCTTCGGGGCGCCCGACAGTTTTAACATGGGCACGTCAAAGTGCTTTACCGGCGGTCTGATCGAGATGCTAGGCGGCGGCAATATTGCCGATCATGCGGACGGAGACGGCGCCTACCTGCCGCTCTCCATGGAGTTCGTCGCACGCGAGAATCCAGCCGTCATCTTCGTTATCGTACATGGTCCTGCAGAGACCCTCGAACCGAAGATGCGACGCGACCTGCAGGAAAGCGAGGCATGGGCCGATGTCGATGCAGTGAAGAACGGCCGCGTCTACGTACTGCCGTATGATCTCTTTGCGGTGAACCCGGGTATCCGCGCTGCGGATGCACTCCAAACGCTCGCAGACATCATGTATCCTGCATCACAGTGA
- a CDS encoding GntR family transcriptional regulator — protein sequence MTGKKRERLHEKIRDAMERQFADLAYFSPIPGERELCQMLGVSRPTVRKALELLEAENKIVRMQGRGSFYTGEKIPVDYSEAAERGFGLAQMFSAEGRVTRSTVLQQVVEPARGNLAAMLSLTEGTLVFHLKRLRYVDEKIYAVTDDYIPLALCPELVHTDFTAHGLLRTLAAHDVHPFAEDKTIEVIRATPEIALYLEVEEQAPIFVTRILTTDREGQIIQYATSKADAFRSRFRVRSTKN from the coding sequence ATGACGGGCAAAAAACGCGAGCGTCTGCACGAGAAGATTCGCGATGCGATGGAGCGGCAGTTTGCCGACCTTGCGTATTTCTCTCCGATTCCGGGCGAGCGGGAGCTGTGTCAGATGCTCGGTGTGAGCCGTCCGACCGTGCGCAAGGCGCTCGAGCTGCTCGAGGCGGAGAACAAGATTGTGCGCATGCAGGGGCGCGGCTCGTTCTACACGGGGGAGAAGATCCCCGTGGATTACTCCGAGGCGGCAGAGCGCGGCTTCGGGTTGGCGCAGATGTTCTCGGCGGAGGGGCGCGTGACACGCAGCACAGTTCTGCAGCAGGTGGTCGAGCCCGCGCGCGGAAACCTCGCGGCGATGCTCAGCCTCACCGAGGGGACGCTCGTCTTTCATCTCAAGCGTCTGCGCTATGTGGACGAGAAGATCTATGCGGTCACAGACGACTATATCCCGCTTGCGCTCTGCCCTGAACTCGTGCACACGGATTTCACGGCGCATGGGCTGCTGCGTACACTTGCGGCACATGATGTCCACCCCTTTGCGGAGGACAAAACAATCGAGGTGATCCGCGCGACGCCCGAAATCGCGCTCTACCTAGAGGTGGAGGAGCAGGCGCCGATCTTCGTCACGCGCATATTGACAACAGATCGCGAGGGGCAAATCATCCAGTATGCAACCTCGAAGGCGGATGCGTTCCGCAGCCGATTCCGTGTGCGTTCGACAAAGAATTAA
- a CDS encoding class II fructose-bisphosphate aldolase, giving the protein MLVDGKSVLDAAKVGHYGIVAPDFLTLNAARVFAQTADALRTPILLSFAQGHAGLISLEEAALVGKYWAEKVATPIVLHLDHGQDFDFLHRAIELGFTSVMLDASMKDMDENIRLTKEVVAYAHTQGVSVEAEIGHVGGASEGVEGETSESVYTTVEEAVAFVEATGVDSLAVSVGTSHGVYKSNKTPELNFERLRALSAAVPVPLVLHGGSGTGDENLRRAVRDGITKLNVYTDFLVGAMAEIKAAHTDSLIETQKAADEGMRKVLTHYINLISKIV; this is encoded by the coding sequence ATGTTGGTCGATGGAAAATCCGTGCTTGATGCGGCAAAGGTAGGGCACTACGGTATTGTTGCGCCCGATTTTCTCACGCTGAACGCGGCGCGCGTCTTTGCGCAGACGGCGGACGCGCTCAGGACGCCGATCCTCCTCTCCTTTGCGCAGGGGCATGCGGGGCTGATCTCCCTCGAGGAGGCGGCTCTCGTCGGCAAGTACTGGGCGGAGAAGGTGGCAACCCCGATCGTTCTGCATCTCGATCACGGGCAGGATTTTGACTTCCTGCACCGCGCGATCGAGCTTGGGTTCACCTCCGTTATGCTCGATGCCTCGATGAAGGATATGGATGAGAACATCCGCCTGACGAAGGAGGTTGTCGCGTACGCGCATACGCAGGGCGTCAGTGTCGAGGCGGAGATCGGCCATGTCGGCGGCGCATCCGAGGGCGTTGAGGGCGAGACCTCCGAGAGCGTCTATACGACGGTGGAGGAGGCGGTGGCCTTTGTCGAGGCGACGGGTGTGGACTCGCTCGCCGTCTCGGTCGGCACATCGCACGGCGTCTACAAGAGCAATAAAACGCCGGAGCTGAACTTCGAGCGCTTGCGCGCACTTTCTGCCGCCGTACCCGTGCCGCTCGTTCTGCATGGCGGATCGGGCACGGGGGATGAGAATCTGCGGCGCGCCGTGCGCGACGGCATCACGAAGCTGAACGTCTATACGGACTTCCTCGTAGGTGCAATGGCGGAGATCAAGGCGGCGCATACGGATTCTCTCATCGAGACGCAGAAGGCGGCGGACGAGGGGATGCGCAAGGTGCTCACGCACTACATCAACCTCATTTCAAAAATAGTATAA
- a CDS encoding transcriptional regulator GutM, whose product MQTEMLLGGLFLLFVIQVVGTHLQVKEYKRAVREMHKLGNVGIGARRRKLGPSNIVVIACNSDGVILDGRIMQGMTILSRFRPMADIVGRTIYDLHAEYAALPEKRRAHYKGHMQALDALMIRLHNEGKHAPV is encoded by the coding sequence TTGCAGACAGAGATGCTCCTCGGCGGATTGTTTCTGCTCTTCGTCATTCAGGTTGTCGGCACACATCTGCAGGTCAAGGAGTATAAACGCGCCGTGCGCGAGATGCACAAGCTCGGCAATGTCGGTATCGGTGCGCGCAGACGCAAACTCGGCCCGTCGAACATTGTCGTGATTGCGTGCAATTCCGACGGCGTGATTCTGGACGGGCGGATCATGCAGGGGATGACCATCCTCAGCCGCTTTCGTCCGATGGCGGACATCGTCGGGCGGACGATCTACGACCTGCATGCGGAGTATGCGGCGCTGCCCGAGAAGCGGCGTGCGCACTACAAGGGGCATATGCAGGCGCTCGATGCCCTGATGATACGGCTGCACAATGAAGGAAAGCATGCGCCCGTATAG
- a CDS encoding YjbQ family protein, which translates to MTVFKKKLSLTSHGNTPTFINITEKLCSAIAESGIQEGIATVISPHTTCAVFFEEFVHDVDETGTEFLQNDLNAVLEKLIPNQTGWNQYQYPGEEHYRAVESWPDAEAYLPGGDRTALWNCDAHLKATLIGSSETFEVADGKLAVGTTGYCYFVDFDRTRARTRKCTIVVMGE; encoded by the coding sequence ATGACCGTATTCAAGAAAAAACTGTCGCTCACATCTCACGGAAATACGCCGACCTTTATCAACATCACGGAGAAGCTGTGTTCCGCCATCGCCGAGAGTGGCATACAGGAGGGCATTGCAACCGTCATTTCACCGCACACCACCTGTGCCGTCTTCTTTGAGGAATTCGTACACGATGTGGACGAGACGGGCACGGAGTTCCTGCAGAACGATCTGAACGCCGTCCTCGAGAAGCTCATCCCGAACCAGACGGGCTGGAACCAGTACCAGTACCCGGGCGAAGAGCACTACCGCGCCGTCGAGAGCTGGCCGGATGCCGAAGCATACCTCCCCGGCGGTGACCGCACGGCGCTCTGGAACTGCGATGCGCATCTCAAGGCGACCCTCATCGGTTCCTCGGAGACATTCGAGGTTGCGGACGGCAAGCTCGCCGTCGGCACAACAGGCTACTGCTACTTCGTCGACTTCGACCGCACGCGCGCACGCACGCGCAAATGCACGATTGTCGTGATGGGCGAATAA
- a CDS encoding IS3 family transposase (programmed frameshift), producing the protein MAKYSTECKLKVVQEYLAGHGGYETLSKLYHVSRKSIEEWVKAYQAFGDDGLRRSRAQQTYTFEFKCSAVECYLSTEASYQEVAIAFGLNNPSLLARWTKEYRNGGVDALRPKPKGRAPAMPRKKKEQTKDLPQDETAQQLKALQDENLKLRIEVAYFKRTQEAASAGKDAEQKARIVRSLRGEFQLKDILAVTGFPKATYMYWQKKFTQPEVPDEREQIILAIREEHKDYGYRRLWAQMRNLGHKINRKAVQRIVQKLRLQVHSFTHRTRKYSSYRGSVGTVADNLLNRRFKTSIPHQKITTDTSEFKYWLQGEDGKSVVHKLYFDPYMDLFNNEIVSFHIGKTPSAMGIQSALEEAIRVTADCPYRRTFHSDQGWAYQMKSYTKRLKEERIFQSMSRKGNCLDNSVMENFFGLLKQEIYYGRVYHSYEELKTAIEEYIIYYNECRIKESLGWLSPVQFRRKHLAA; encoded by the exons ATGGCAAAATACAGTACAGAGTGTAAGCTGAAGGTTGTGCAGGAATATCTTGCAGGACACGGAGGCTATGAAACACTATCGAAGCTCTATCATGTTTCGCGCAAATCCATTGAGGAATGGGTAAAGGCTTATCAGGCATTCGGTGACGATGGACTCCGACGCTCCCGTGCACAGCAAACATACACTTTCGAATTTAAGTGTTCTGCGGTAGAATGTTATCTGTCAACAGAGGCATCCTATCAAGAGGTAGCTATCGCGTTTGGTCTGAACAATCCGTCCCTCCTTGCGCGTTGGACAAAGGAATATCGCAACGGCGGCGTAGATGCCCTAAGACCAAAACCGAAAGGAAGAGCCCCCGCTATGCCAAGAAAGAAAAAAGAGCAAACAAAAGACCTCCCACAAGACGAGACCGCGCAGCAACTCAAAGCCCTGCAGGATGAGAATCTGAAACTGCGCATCGAGGTCGCCTATT TTAAAAGAACTCAGGAGGCTGCGTCTGCAGGAAAAGATGCAGAGCAAAAGGCAAGGATCGTCCGCAGCCTCCGAGGAGAGTTTCAGTTGAAAGACATCCTTGCCGTCACAGGTTTTCCGAAAGCGACCTATATGTACTGGCAGAAGAAATTTACGCAACCGGAAGTGCCGGACGAGCGGGAGCAGATCATCCTTGCCATTCGTGAGGAGCACAAAGATTATGGCTATCGCCGCCTATGGGCACAGATGCGCAATCTTGGGCACAAGATCAATCGTAAGGCAGTGCAGCGGATTGTACAAAAGCTCAGACTTCAAGTGCATTCCTTTACGCACAGAACACGCAAGTACAGCTCCTACAGGGGGTCTGTCGGAACGGTAGCAGACAATCTCCTGAACCGCAGATTCAAAACTTCCATACCGCATCAAAAGATTACAACGGACACGAGTGAGTTCAAGTACTGGCTGCAGGGCGAGGATGGAAAGTCCGTCGTACATAAGCTGTATTTTGATCCGTATATGGATCTGTTTAACAACGAAATTGTCAGCTTCCACATTGGAAAGACACCGTCTGCGATGGGGATTCAGTCCGCACTTGAGGAAGCAATTCGTGTGACAGCAGATTGTCCTTATCGGCGCACCTTCCACTCCGATCAGGGGTGGGCATATCAGATGAAGTCGTACACGAAGCGGCTCAAGGAGGAGAGAATCTTTCAGAGCATGTCACGCAAGGGGAACTGTCTGGACAACAGTGTGATGGAGAACTTCTTTGGACTCTTAAAGCAAGAGATTTACTATGGGCGCGTCTACCATAGCTACGAGGAACTCAAGACGGCGATCGAAGAGTATATCATCTACTACAATGAGTGTCGCATCAAGGAGTCTCTCGGCTGGCTCAGTCCTGTTCAGTTCCGTCGCAAACATCTCGCCGCATAG
- a CDS encoding FecCD family ABC transporter permease encodes MEVLERNSCTDTHPRAFRRRLALGIGLFILILALIASASSGAVRVAPHDILPTLLGNGTPEDYRILWHIRLPRIITGALTGINLALAGCILQGILKNPLADPGIIGVSAGAGLAAMCIMILLPAETKFVPLGAFVGAMIAVAFVFALSWENGVHPIRMVLAGVAIAAFFGGAMTALMVFYSDRVQGTVNWMAGGFAGRSWSHAEMVLPYTLVGIAGALLGSRWLNALQLGEETARSLGVNVARARLILLLLAALLAASAVSAAGMLGFVGLVVPHMVRLLTGSDFDWLLPASAVWGAALVTGADAAARVAFAPIEVPVGVFMSFLGAPFFLYLLKKGMRRE; translated from the coding sequence ATGGAAGTGTTGGAACGAAACTCCTGCACGGACACGCACCCGCGTGCGTTTCGCCGGCGACTGGCTCTCGGGATCGGCCTTTTCATACTCATACTTGCCCTGATTGCGAGCGCCTCATCGGGTGCGGTCAGGGTTGCGCCTCATGATATTCTGCCGACGCTGCTGGGAAACGGAACGCCTGAGGATTACCGTATTCTCTGGCATATTCGCCTGCCACGCATCATCACGGGTGCTTTAACGGGCATCAATCTTGCACTGGCGGGCTGCATCCTACAGGGTATTCTGAAAAATCCGCTCGCTGACCCTGGTATCATTGGGGTCTCAGCAGGCGCAGGACTTGCTGCCATGTGCATCATGATTTTGCTCCCGGCTGAGACGAAGTTCGTTCCGCTCGGCGCATTCGTTGGTGCAATGATCGCTGTAGCGTTCGTCTTTGCCCTCTCCTGGGAGAACGGCGTACATCCGATACGCATGGTACTCGCAGGGGTTGCCATTGCCGCATTTTTTGGTGGGGCGATGACGGCACTGATGGTGTTCTACTCCGACCGCGTACAGGGTACCGTGAACTGGATGGCGGGAGGCTTTGCCGGACGCAGCTGGAGCCATGCCGAAATGGTGCTCCCCTACACACTCGTAGGAATCGCAGGAGCGCTGCTCGGCAGCCGCTGGCTGAATGCCCTGCAGCTCGGAGAAGAGACGGCGCGCAGCCTCGGTGTAAATGTCGCGCGTGCCCGACTCATCCTCCTCCTACTCGCTGCGCTGCTTGCCGCGTCTGCCGTGAGCGCCGCCGGTATGCTTGGCTTTGTCGGTCTCGTCGTACCGCATATGGTACGTCTGCTGACCGGCTCTGATTTCGACTGGCTGCTCCCCGCCTCAGCGGTCTGGGGCGCGGCGCTGGTGACAGGTGCAGACGCTGCAGCGCGCGTCGCATTTGCTCCGATCGAAGTACCCGTCGGCGTATTCATGTCCTTTTTGGGTGCCCCCTTCTTTCTCTACCTGCTCAAGAAGGGCATGAGAAGGGAGTGA
- a CDS encoding triose-phosphate isomerase encodes MKSSLAPFLVVNPKSYLYGKESLALAHAADHAAKETGLKIYFTCPFSDIRYIRENTEAIIVTAQAMESLRPGRGMGHLLPEAIYEAGARATFLNHAENPMTMAELAKTIARARELGIETIACADSLAEGTAIAAFRPDILLCEPTDLIGTGKTADDSYTTAIVAKIRTIDPGIGIMIASGITTADDVYRVVRLGADGSGATSGILSAPDPAKRILEMAEAIVRAAEVRESQDSAA; translated from the coding sequence ATGAAGAGCAGTCTTGCCCCATTCCTCGTTGTCAACCCGAAGTCCTATCTCTACGGCAAGGAGTCGCTCGCACTCGCGCACGCTGCCGATCATGCCGCCAAAGAGACGGGTCTGAAGATCTACTTCACCTGCCCGTTCTCCGACATCCGCTACATTCGTGAGAACACGGAGGCGATCATCGTCACGGCACAGGCGATGGAGAGCCTGCGACCCGGCCGCGGCATGGGACATCTTCTCCCCGAGGCGATCTATGAGGCAGGCGCACGTGCGACCTTCCTCAACCACGCGGAGAACCCGATGACGATGGCAGAGCTCGCCAAGACGATTGCGCGTGCGCGCGAGCTCGGCATCGAGACGATTGCCTGCGCGGATTCCCTCGCCGAGGGCACGGCAATCGCCGCATTCCGCCCCGACATCCTGCTCTGTGAGCCGACCGACCTCATCGGTACGGGCAAGACAGCAGACGACAGCTACACGACCGCCATCGTTGCGAAGATCCGCACGATCGACCCCGGCATCGGCATCATGATCGCCTCGGGCATCACGACGGCGGACGATGTCTATCGTGTCGTACGCCTCGGTGCAGACGGCAGCGGTGCAACGAGCGGCATCCTCAGCGCCCCCGATCCGGCAAAGCGGATTCTTGAGATGGCAGAGGCCATTGTACGCGCCGCCGAGGTGCGTGAGTCACAGGACAGTGCGGCATAG
- a CDS encoding ABC transporter ATP-binding protein, which produces MEELLRTHDLSVSYGSTEIIHAVDISIRRAEIAAIIGPNGSGKSTLLKALARLLKPRSGVVEFLGTDIWSRTEREVAQRIAFLPQSADPPGDITVLELVHMGRLPHRKFWDTFSKEDGDICREALMRTGMESFAMRPIRALSGGERQRARLAMALAQQPEALLLDEPTTYLDIRHQLALMELVEELHDALGLTVVMVLHDLNQAVRYGERLIAVRAGKIIADGSPNDVFTRELVRDLYGVESRVSDVEIAGRHTKLCLPERVAKDLAHEQSAPSHT; this is translated from the coding sequence ATGGAGGAACTGCTGCGCACACACGATCTTTCCGTTAGCTACGGCAGTACTGAGATCATTCACGCCGTCGACATTTCCATTCGGCGCGCGGAGATCGCCGCCATCATCGGGCCGAACGGCTCAGGCAAATCGACGCTCCTCAAGGCACTTGCCCGGCTCTTGAAACCGCGCAGTGGAGTGGTCGAATTCCTCGGCACGGATATCTGGAGCAGAACGGAGCGGGAGGTCGCACAGAGGATTGCCTTTCTTCCACAAAGTGCAGATCCCCCGGGCGACATCACGGTGCTCGAACTCGTTCACATGGGACGGCTGCCGCATCGAAAGTTCTGGGATACGTTTTCAAAAGAGGACGGAGATATCTGTCGTGAGGCACTGATGCGAACTGGAATGGAGTCCTTTGCCATGCGCCCGATCCGCGCCCTCTCCGGCGGTGAGCGTCAGCGGGCACGCCTTGCGATGGCGCTTGCCCAACAGCCGGAGGCACTGCTCCTCGACGAGCCGACGACGTATCTCGACATCCGTCACCAGCTCGCTCTCATGGAGCTCGTGGAAGAGCTTCACGATGCGCTCGGCCTCACCGTTGTCATGGTGCTGCACGACCTCAACCAAGCCGTGCGCTATGGTGAACGCCTCATTGCCGTTCGTGCGGGCAAGATCATTGCGGACGGATCTCCAAATGACGTCTTCACGCGCGAACTCGTGCGTGATCTCTACGGTGTCGAGAGCCGCGTCAGCGATGTTGAGATCGCTGGGCGGCACACGAAACTCTGCCTGCCGGAGCGTGTTGCAAAGGATCTTGCGCATGAGCAAAGCGCTCCCTCACACACATAA
- the srlE gene encoding PTS glucitol/sorbitol transporter subunit IIB, which translates to MYQSVKIVAGKGGWGGPLVLVPTEARSKIVSVTGGGIHPLAAKIAEMTGCTAVDGFSTGVPDEEILLAVVDCGGTARCGVYPKKGILTANVLPVGKTGPLAQFITKELYVSAVDLSCLSYADEAESAAAAEAAPAHAPKSKDQAKAEIAAMQAGREKNFVTRLGIAIGGVVNKFYAAGRETIDITVKSILPFMAFVSMILGIISVSGLGNVIANTISPLASSLPGMLVISLICAIPFISPVLGPGAVIAQVVGTLLGAQIGMGNIPPQYALPALFAINAQVGADFVPVGLSLGEADPETIELGVPAVLYSRVITGPLAVLIAYAASIGLY; encoded by the coding sequence ATGTATCAATCAGTCAAGATTGTCGCCGGAAAGGGCGGATGGGGCGGACCTCTCGTACTCGTTCCGACGGAGGCGCGCAGCAAGATCGTCAGCGTGACGGGCGGCGGCATTCACCCGCTCGCGGCAAAGATTGCAGAGATGACGGGCTGCACGGCGGTCGACGGGTTCTCGACGGGGGTGCCGGATGAGGAGATCCTGCTCGCTGTTGTGGACTGCGGCGGTACGGCACGCTGCGGTGTCTATCCGAAGAAGGGCATCCTGACGGCGAATGTGCTGCCCGTCGGCAAGACAGGGCCGCTTGCGCAGTTCATCACGAAGGAGCTCTACGTGTCGGCGGTCGATCTCTCCTGCCTCTCCTATGCGGATGAGGCGGAGAGTGCAGCAGCAGCGGAAGCTGCGCCCGCACATGCACCGAAGAGTAAGGATCAGGCAAAGGCGGAGATCGCTGCAATGCAGGCGGGGCGTGAAAAGAATTTCGTCACGCGCCTCGGTATTGCGATCGGCGGCGTCGTCAACAAGTTCTACGCCGCAGGGCGTGAGACGATCGACATCACGGTCAAGAGTATCCTGCCGTTCATGGCGTTCGTCTCCATGATCCTCGGCATCATCTCTGTGTCGGGGCTCGGCAATGTCATTGCGAATACGATCTCGCCGCTTGCGAGTTCGCTGCCGGGCATGCTCGTCATCTCGCTCATCTGTGCGATTCCGTTCATCTCTCCTGTGCTCGGCCCCGGCGCCGTCATTGCACAGGTTGTCGGTACGCTGCTCGGCGCGCAGATCGGCATGGGGAACATACCGCCGCAGTATGCGCTGCCCGCGCTCTTTGCGATCAACGCACAGGTCGGCGCAGACTTCGTTCCCGTCGGTCTCAGTCTCGGTGAGGCAGACCCCGAGACGATTGAGCTCGGCGTTCCCGCCGTCCTCTACTCGCGCGTCATTACAGGCCCCTTGGCAGTGCTGATCGCCTACGCAGCAAGCATTGGGCTTTACTAA
- a CDS encoding TonB-dependent receptor plug domain-containing protein, whose product MLHRHTKKRLLLTAAVLGAMSVPAYAAESASNTNVRTDEIIVTASRTEQEVKETPSAVEVITRADIDKMGAETLAQALKLALGIDIQENAMVGNRSAIRGMNTNQALILIDGRRVRTENTSETMNYYELQRVNMDDVERIEIVRGAVSSLYGSEALGGVINVIRKRPANAQTSLTLDWTTRQSDQGIRLDSGKVGKWAFSTSFKHMDVRERGTDASSNMYGKKYFFNIDGRMDVAANKWLDVFFDYMKEDLYMKDSLTQGTSYDHDRISTGVKYSGRDSRGDYEIQTYYTYFDKNQRTRNRTSGTLHSFDDMKYNSLIFDGRRSMQIAPNHLLTVGGEYRKEDYDSTRIKGSATRTLEGVTDQLGDSSMNFAALYVQDEWMASPRWLLIPSVRWDYNDVFGSEVTGKFGTTYKINKGLHFKANVGTAYRAPTASELYFDWRHTPNAMMNVHIVGNPDLKPEKALNFDIGIEGERGKTSGKFTYFHNKVEDLININTVVTILPGFPPRRLATGTYQNIDNATIQGVEFEAKQDLGNGFALRGLYTYLDAQDDGTGARLTGRARHKASLQLSWDNPRHGWNATLWNDWISGYRYAETVNRRTVYNDAAISLLNFVVTKKFNDQFSAYLGVDNLLNKESDALAYDGRIWRGGVRMTF is encoded by the coding sequence ATGTTACACAGACACACAAAGAAAAGGCTTCTTCTGACTGCCGCCGTCCTCGGCGCGATGTCTGTTCCCGCCTATGCTGCAGAAAGTGCATCCAATACGAACGTGCGAACAGATGAGATTATCGTTACTGCATCCCGTACGGAGCAGGAGGTCAAGGAGACACCGAGCGCCGTTGAGGTCATCACGCGCGCGGATATTGACAAGATGGGAGCGGAGACGCTTGCACAGGCGCTGAAACTTGCGCTCGGCATCGACATCCAGGAAAATGCGATGGTCGGCAACCGCTCGGCGATACGAGGCATGAATACGAATCAGGCCCTGATTCTGATTGACGGCCGCCGCGTCCGCACGGAGAACACGAGCGAGACCATGAACTACTACGAGCTACAACGCGTCAATATGGACGACGTGGAGCGCATCGAGATCGTACGCGGCGCCGTGAGCTCCCTTTACGGCTCAGAGGCACTCGGCGGTGTCATCAACGTCATTCGGAAGCGCCCTGCCAACGCACAGACATCGCTCACGCTCGACTGGACCACCCGCCAGAGCGATCAGGGGATCCGCCTCGACTCCGGCAAGGTGGGCAAGTGGGCGTTCAGCACGAGCTTCAAACATATGGATGTCCGTGAGCGCGGTACGGATGCCAGCAGCAATATGTACGGCAAAAAGTATTTCTTCAACATTGACGGCCGTATGGATGTAGCAGCGAACAAGTGGCTCGACGTCTTCTTTGACTATATGAAAGAAGATCTCTACATGAAGGACTCCCTCACACAGGGCACGAGCTACGACCATGACCGCATCTCCACGGGCGTCAAGTATTCCGGGCGTGACAGCCGCGGTGACTACGAGATACAAACATACTATACCTATTTCGACAAGAATCAGCGGACGCGGAATCGTACAAGCGGTACTCTCCACAGCTTTGACGATATGAAATACAACTCCCTGATCTTCGACGGCAGACGCTCCATGCAGATCGCACCGAACCATCTGCTGACCGTCGGCGGAGAGTACCGCAAGGAGGACTACGATAGTACGCGCATCAAGGGATCCGCCACCAGAACCCTCGAGGGGGTAACAGACCAGCTCGGCGACAGCTCGATGAATTTTGCTGCGCTCTACGTTCAGGACGAGTGGATGGCTAGCCCACGCTGGCTGTTGATCCCATCTGTCCGCTGGGACTACAACGATGTCTTCGGCAGCGAGGTCACGGGCAAGTTCGGTACAACTTACAAGATCAACAAGGGGCTGCACTTCAAGGCGAACGTCGGCACAGCCTACCGCGCGCCGACGGCAAGCGAGCTGTACTTTGACTGGCGGCATACACCGAACGCCATGATGAATGTTCACATTGTTGGAAATCCTGACCTCAAGCCCGAAAAAGCGCTGAACTTCGACATTGGCATCGAGGGAGAACGCGGCAAGACCTCCGGCAAGTTCACCTACTTCCACAACAAAGTGGAAGATCTCATCAACATCAATACAGTTGTAACTATACTCCCTGGATTTCCGCCGCGCAGACTTGCAACCGGCACGTACCAAAATATCGATAATGCGACAATCCAAGGCGTTGAGTTTGAGGCAAAGCAGGATCTCGGCAACGGCTTTGCGCTGCGGGGGCTTTACACCTATCTTGATGCACAGGATGATGGAACAGGCGCACGTCTGACGGGACGCGCCCGCCACAAGGCAAGCCTCCAGCTCAGCTGGGATAATCCGCGGCATGGTTGGAACGCAACCCTCTGGAACGACTGGATCTCCGGCTACCGCTACGCAGAAACAGTCAACAGGCGCACAGTTTATAATGACGCAGCGATCAGCCTCCTGAACTTTGTCGTCACGAAGAAATTCAACGACCAGTTCAGCGCCTATCTCGGCGTCGACAATCTTCTCAACAAAGAAAGCGACGCACTCGCCTACGACGGCCGCATCTGGCGCGGCGGCGTACGCATGACGTTCTGA